The following proteins are co-located in the Pseudomonas synxantha genome:
- a CDS encoding TonB-dependent receptor: MNNYLASGLCLLALHTNAQALTLPASPITAPAVDDERVDLNTTTTAGSRLNLTAMQTPGSVESQTGAQIRERGDVSVQDAISRATGISRTGTPGDGGTSLQARGFTGQSSVMQLYDGNRMYTGMGTSTFPVDTWAVERVDVLRGPASVLYGEGATGAVVNTISKKPFTGQIENHIRFGYGSYDRQQQALDSGGSLTDTLSYRLNLNRLRSNGFIDRGDSSSDFISGALRWQPADNLSFTLASDYGDQRPQNYFGTPLINGQLHKGLRDKNYNVSNDTQHYNDQWTRLTSEWQLSDNLSATNELYYLKNQRRWQNAENYNFANGQLIRSGNFGIKHNQEQVGDRQTFTFKHSLFGLDSQTVAGVEYNRIRFRLASNTPFNDVLKNGQPIDLHHPTPAPFSSQDPFKPVFATTTKTVAGFAENRLQLTDKLALITGIRRDYAHIDRDDLRNGSQSDKTLTGNNWKAGLVYAITPDTSVYGQYATSTDGVGGLISLSPSQQQFDLSTARQTEVGIKQAFWDTRGEWTLAAYHIVKKKLLTDVPGDPDLKQQVGQQSSNGLEASLDLQLPGAWQLQANAAIVRAQYDDFKQDVGGVQVSRDGNRPVDVPRRTANLWLSKAVTDNVRAGAGVRYVDARYADMANQNELPSYTVVDATLSWKAMRNTTLGLQLNNLFDRTYAVSQYNDGQQWILGEPRSLFVTADYTF; the protein is encoded by the coding sequence ATGAACAATTACCTTGCGAGCGGCCTGTGCCTGCTCGCCCTGCATACCAATGCCCAGGCCCTGACCCTGCCCGCCAGCCCCATCACCGCGCCGGCAGTGGATGACGAACGTGTCGATCTGAACACTACGACCACCGCCGGTTCGCGCCTGAATCTGACGGCAATGCAAACCCCGGGGAGCGTTGAAAGCCAGACCGGCGCGCAGATCCGCGAACGGGGCGACGTCAGCGTGCAGGACGCCATTTCCCGCGCCACCGGCATCAGCCGCACCGGCACGCCAGGGGATGGCGGCACCTCGCTGCAGGCCCGTGGCTTTACCGGCCAAAGCTCGGTGATGCAACTCTACGACGGCAACCGCATGTACACCGGCATGGGCACCTCAACCTTCCCGGTGGACACCTGGGCCGTGGAACGGGTGGACGTACTGCGCGGCCCGGCCTCAGTGCTGTACGGCGAAGGCGCTACCGGCGCAGTGGTCAATACGATTTCGAAAAAGCCCTTTACGGGCCAGATCGAAAACCACATCCGCTTCGGCTACGGTTCCTACGACCGCCAGCAGCAGGCACTCGACAGCGGCGGCTCGCTGACCGATACCCTGAGCTATCGCCTGAACCTCAACCGTCTGCGCAGCAACGGTTTTATCGACCGTGGCGACTCCAGCAGTGACTTCATCAGCGGCGCCCTGCGCTGGCAGCCCGCCGACAACCTGAGCTTCACCCTGGCCAGCGACTACGGCGACCAGCGCCCGCAAAACTACTTCGGCACGCCACTGATCAATGGCCAGTTGCACAAGGGCCTGCGCGACAAGAACTACAACGTCAGCAACGACACCCAGCACTACAACGATCAGTGGACGCGCCTGACCAGCGAGTGGCAACTGAGCGATAACCTCAGCGCGACCAACGAGCTGTACTACCTGAAAAACCAGCGTCGCTGGCAGAACGCCGAGAACTACAACTTCGCCAACGGCCAGCTGATCCGCAGCGGCAACTTCGGCATCAAGCACAATCAGGAACAGGTGGGTGATCGACAGACCTTCACCTTCAAGCACAGCCTGTTCGGCCTCGACAGCCAGACCGTGGCGGGCGTGGAATACAACCGCATTCGCTTCCGCCTGGCGAGCAATACGCCGTTCAATGACGTGTTGAAAAACGGCCAACCCATCGACCTGCATCACCCCACGCCTGCGCCGTTTTCCAGCCAGGACCCGTTCAAACCGGTGTTCGCCACCACTACCAAAACGGTCGCCGGCTTTGCGGAAAACCGCCTGCAGCTCACGGATAAACTTGCGCTGATCACCGGCATCCGCCGCGACTACGCACACATCGACCGCGACGACCTGCGTAACGGCAGCCAATCCGACAAGACCCTCACCGGTAATAACTGGAAAGCCGGCCTGGTCTATGCGATCACCCCGGACACCTCGGTCTACGGTCAATACGCCACCAGCACCGATGGCGTCGGCGGCCTGATTTCCCTGAGTCCGAGCCAGCAGCAGTTTGACCTGTCCACTGCCAGGCAGACCGAGGTCGGTATCAAACAAGCGTTCTGGGACACACGCGGTGAATGGACCCTGGCGGCTTACCATATCGTCAAGAAGAAACTGCTGACTGACGTGCCGGGCGACCCGGACCTCAAGCAACAAGTCGGCCAACAATCCTCCAACGGCCTGGAAGCCAGCCTCGACCTGCAACTGCCCGGCGCCTGGCAGTTACAAGCCAACGCCGCCATCGTGCGGGCGCAGTATGACGACTTCAAGCAGGACGTCGGCGGTGTGCAGGTTTCCCGTGATGGCAATCGCCCGGTGGACGTGCCGCGCCGCACCGCCAACCTGTGGCTGAGCAAGGCCGTGACCGACAACGTTCGGGCCGGTGCCGGTGTACGTTACGTCGACGCCCGTTATGCCGACATGGCCAACCAGAACGAGCTTCCGAGCTACACCGTGGTGGATGCCACGCTGTCGTGGAAGGCGATGCGCAATACCACGCTGGGCTTGCAACTGAATAATCTGTTCGATCGCACGTATGCGGTCAGCCAGTACAACGATGGGCAGCAGTGGATCCTGGGTGAGCCGCGCTCGTTGTTCGTCACTGCTGACTACACCTTCTAA
- a CDS encoding ABC transporter ATP-binding protein has product MTSLTLSELGWAPPGHDHCHHQFQLRDASLRVAAGEFVGLIGPNGSGKTSLLRCAYRFTRPEHGDVSLEHQNVWKQSAKWCAQRIAVVLQEFPDAFGLRVDEVVAMGRTPHKGLFDSDTLHDGQLIRHALESVDMQDFADHAFATLSGGEKQRVILARALAQQPQLLILDEPTNHLDPRYQLELLKLVKRLDIGILASIHDLNLAAAFCDRLYVINHGRIVASGTPHDVLTTALLREVFGVEALIDTHPLAGYPRITWITQP; this is encoded by the coding sequence ATGACCTCACTCACCCTCAGCGAACTTGGCTGGGCCCCTCCCGGTCACGACCACTGCCATCACCAGTTTCAACTGCGTGACGCCAGCCTGCGCGTCGCTGCCGGGGAGTTTGTGGGGCTGATCGGGCCCAACGGCAGTGGCAAGACCAGCCTGCTGCGCTGCGCCTACCGGTTCACCCGGCCGGAGCATGGCGATGTGTCACTTGAACACCAGAACGTCTGGAAGCAAAGCGCAAAGTGGTGCGCACAACGTATCGCCGTAGTGCTGCAGGAATTCCCTGACGCCTTCGGCTTGCGGGTGGATGAAGTGGTCGCTATGGGCCGCACGCCCCACAAGGGGTTGTTTGACAGCGACACGTTGCACGACGGGCAACTGATCCGGCACGCGCTGGAATCGGTCGACATGCAGGATTTCGCAGATCATGCCTTCGCTACCCTCTCGGGCGGGGAAAAACAGCGCGTCATCCTCGCCCGCGCCCTGGCCCAGCAACCCCAACTGTTGATCCTCGATGAGCCCACCAACCACCTCGACCCACGCTACCAGCTGGAGCTGTTAAAACTCGTCAAGCGCCTGGACATCGGCATCCTGGCGAGCATCCACGACCTGAACCTGGCGGCGGCCTTCTGTGATCGTCTGTACGTGATCAACCACGGGCGCATCGTGGCCAGCGGCACACCTCACGACGTGCTGACCACCGCATTGCTGCGCGAGGTGTTTGGCGTCGAAGCCTTGATCGACACTCACCCCT